A genomic window from Halobaculum sp. MBLA0147 includes:
- a CDS encoding TrmB family transcriptional regulator — MTALEELGLSEYEETVYRSLSVTGAATASAVSDASGVPRGRIYDVLDRLRERGLVATRATDPREYTAVDPSTAVDRLLAARGRDLREEWDRYVDAAASVRAELLPTPPADGSVWLGSLGGGEMQTALRRHVGTASDTVLAAVGPPYEAASWERLRAELDAFFDGVDDGVAVSIVVSDATLERLPSDLPDRLASRAGTVRLRAHPTVPVSFDVIDGRVTTVDVPRPTAPDDRVAVLAVHASDVVATFERQFRRLWADATPLLERVGE; from the coding sequence GTGACGGCGCTCGAGGAACTCGGTCTCTCGGAGTACGAGGAGACGGTGTACCGGTCGCTCTCCGTGACCGGCGCCGCGACGGCGTCGGCCGTGTCCGACGCGAGTGGCGTTCCACGCGGACGGATCTACGACGTGCTCGACCGGCTCCGCGAGCGTGGACTCGTCGCCACCCGGGCGACCGACCCCAGAGAGTACACTGCCGTCGACCCCTCGACGGCCGTCGATCGCCTGCTCGCGGCGCGTGGTCGCGACCTCCGGGAGGAGTGGGACCGGTACGTCGACGCGGCGGCCAGTGTCCGGGCGGAGTTGCTCCCGACCCCGCCGGCCGACGGGAGCGTCTGGCTCGGCTCGCTCGGTGGCGGGGAGATGCAGACGGCACTCAGACGACACGTCGGGACCGCGTCCGACACCGTCCTCGCCGCCGTGGGGCCACCCTACGAGGCCGCCTCGTGGGAGCGGCTCCGGGCCGAACTGGACGCGTTCTTCGACGGTGTCGACGACGGCGTCGCGGTGTCGATCGTTGTCAGCGACGCGACACTGGAGAGGCTGCCGTCCGATCTCCCGGACAGACTCGCGTCCCGTGCCGGGACAGTCCGACTCCGAGCACACCCCACGGTCCCCGTCTCGTTCGACGTGATCGACGGCCGCGTGACGACGGTCGACGTGCCGCGACCGACTGCACCCGACGACAGGGTCGCGGTGCTGGCCGTCCACGCGTCCGACGTAGTCGCGACGTTCGAGCGCCAGTTTCGCCGTCTCTGGGCCGACGCGACACCACTGCTCGAGCGAGTGGGTGAGTGA
- a CDS encoding FAD-dependent oxidoreductase, translating to MPDARTDPTEPSAADAAPQGESPHDHAVVVVGGGPAGCAAAVFTARYGLDTVVFDRGRSSLRQCAYLENYLGFPGGVGVETAYELFHDHVERAGAELVADRVTAVERCADGAVEADGPTGDDGAAGTDGRSETESVCDAVRGNEADEATGTESVCDGESAADRDGPTGGFRVELESGDAVVAERVIAATRYGGEYLRPVVGDDAFETQTHDGETHTQFDRSYAAHDGTTPVDGLYVASPSAESDRQALVAAGRGARVGLRLLEAHRRDLGFFDGVAAHYDWLRRAASLDEEWAERDRWREWAETNRPDDHDVADERWREVRDREIDRRMATYVDAEEIASRRDRGRDALLDGLEEERLLDHLDDERMRAYLDEH from the coding sequence ATGCCGGACGCGAGGACCGATCCGACGGAGCCGAGTGCCGCCGACGCGGCCCCACAGGGGGAGTCGCCACACGACCACGCGGTGGTCGTCGTCGGCGGTGGGCCGGCCGGCTGTGCGGCGGCGGTGTTCACCGCACGGTACGGGCTCGACACGGTGGTGTTCGACCGCGGGCGGTCCTCGCTGCGGCAGTGTGCGTACCTCGAGAACTACCTCGGCTTCCCCGGCGGCGTCGGCGTCGAGACGGCGTACGAGCTGTTCCACGACCACGTCGAGCGGGCCGGCGCCGAACTCGTCGCCGACCGCGTGACGGCGGTCGAACGGTGCGCCGACGGGGCGGTCGAGGCCGACGGCCCGACGGGGGACGACGGAGCGGCCGGGACCGACGGACGGAGCGAGACCGAGAGCGTGTGTGACGCGGTACGGGGGAACGAAGCTGACGAAGCGACCGGGACTGAGAGCGTGTGTGACGGAGAGAGTGCAGCCGATCGGGACGGACCGACCGGCGGCTTCCGCGTCGAACTGGAGAGTGGCGACGCAGTGGTCGCCGAGCGGGTGATCGCGGCGACACGGTACGGGGGCGAGTACCTCCGGCCGGTCGTCGGCGACGACGCGTTCGAGACCCAGACCCACGACGGCGAGACACACACCCAGTTTGACCGCTCGTACGCAGCCCACGACGGGACGACCCCCGTCGACGGGTTGTACGTGGCCTCGCCGTCGGCCGAGTCGGATCGGCAGGCGCTCGTCGCCGCCGGACGGGGGGCTCGGGTCGGACTGCGACTGCTAGAGGCCCACCGTCGGGATCTGGGCTTCTTCGACGGCGTCGCCGCGCACTACGACTGGCTGCGGCGCGCGGCGTCACTCGACGAGGAGTGGGCCGAGCGAGACCGGTGGCGCGAGTGGGCGGAGACGAACCGCCCGGACGACCACGACGTGGCCGACGAGCGATGGAGAGAGGTGCGCGACCGGGAGATCGACCGCCGGATGGCGACCTACGTCGACGCCGAGGAGATCGCGTCACGGCGCGACCGGGGACGGGACGCACTGCTGGACGGGCTGGAGGAAGAGCGTCTGCTGGATCACCTCGACGACGAGCGGATGCGGGCGTACCTCGACGAGCACTGA
- a CDS encoding ABC transporter substrate-binding protein: MTRDTSGPAESTRRDYVKYGGALLGSGLVAGCTGDGTGDATATPTDTATETATETETAATDQTATESGDDSYSVEMAPVGTVTFEEPPESVAHYFPGYADMAVALGAGDTVNSVGLPSRYHTDHYDELDGVSVDESSITNLVGDAGISKELFYELESDLHMIDPVWLVENGAFKLEQADIDEISSGVAPFLGNTIFRRTDDWHDYRYYSLYEAFEKVAKVYDAEETFTAFQSFHDEFLAEVQASLPGPDSRPNALLCWQAKDQPESFYPYRLSGKGTNKKAFRDLGITDALAQTGIDGLSESDRGTIDYENLLAVDPDSILLRGHETKSRAEFQDTVVAYMEDHDVASQLTAVEEGRVFRGGPIYTGPLHHLFLVERYATSYFPEQFSGELFDRDELAAIVTGDA, from the coding sequence GTGACACGAGACACGAGCGGTCCGGCGGAGTCGACACGACGAGACTACGTGAAGTACGGTGGCGCACTGCTCGGGAGCGGGTTGGTGGCGGGGTGCACCGGCGACGGCACCGGCGACGCGACGGCGACGCCGACGGACACTGCGACGGAGACGGCGACAGAGACGGAGACAGCGGCGACGGACCAGACCGCGACCGAGTCCGGGGACGACTCCTACTCCGTCGAGATGGCGCCGGTCGGGACAGTGACGTTCGAGGAGCCGCCGGAGTCGGTCGCGCACTACTTCCCGGGGTACGCCGACATGGCCGTCGCGCTCGGGGCGGGTGACACGGTGAACAGCGTCGGTCTCCCGTCGCGGTACCACACGGACCACTACGACGAGCTGGACGGCGTGAGTGTCGACGAGTCCTCGATCACGAACCTGGTCGGCGACGCCGGCATCTCGAAGGAGCTGTTCTACGAGTTGGAGAGCGACCTCCACATGATCGACCCGGTGTGGCTGGTCGAGAACGGCGCGTTCAAGCTGGAACAGGCGGACATCGACGAGATCTCCTCCGGCGTGGCGCCGTTCCTCGGGAACACCATCTTCCGGCGGACGGACGACTGGCACGACTACCGCTACTACTCGCTGTACGAGGCCTTCGAGAAGGTGGCGAAGGTGTACGACGCCGAGGAGACGTTCACCGCGTTCCAGTCGTTCCACGACGAGTTCTTGGCCGAGGTGCAGGCGTCACTGCCCGGTCCCGACAGTCGTCCGAACGCGCTGTTGTGTTGGCAAGCGAAAGACCAACCGGAGTCGTTCTACCCGTACCGGCTGAGCGGGAAGGGGACGAACAAGAAGGCGTTCCGCGACCTCGGGATCACCGACGCACTGGCCCAGACCGGGATCGACGGGCTCTCCGAGAGCGACCGTGGAACCATCGACTACGAGAACCTGCTGGCGGTAGACCCCGACTCGATCCTCCTGCGCGGCCACGAGACGAAGAGTCGCGCGGAGTTCCAGGACACCGTCGTCGCGTACATGGAGGACCACGACGTGGCCTCGCAGTTGACGGCCGTCGAGGAGGGGCGCGTGTTCCGTGGTGGGCCGATCTACACCGGGCCGCTCCACCACCTGTTCCTCGTCGAGCGGTACGCGACGAGCTACTTCCCGGAGCAGTTCTCGGGTGAGCTGTTCGACCGCGACGAACTCGCCGCGATCGTCACCGGAGACGCCTGA
- a CDS encoding sensor histidine kinase encodes MNWDRLAVPHAAFVLASLGVTLAHVVGNDGSIASRAFETALPLSLAAVLAYFGVRFGRTDYSRRQAALVGGVVLGGGVYGAGFVAFIGWFQTTHGVALSEWNYLIAVAGIGGVTLAAPIGEYYVRYTNRLAASRASERTAKRLQRRLSVLDRTLRHNVRNELTVATGWVDTLAADDGRVDRDRAVEIVRESLDRIERLGDTAREIDRAVERTPSEGVDLREAVHTAVGEVDTGAATVRTELPAAAEARCQPQLGDAVREAVENAVQHNAAADLTVTVRLEAAADGWEITVRDDGRGLPQTEIDAREHGAERALTHGEGLGLLLIETLAEQSGGEMDVRIGEDGGTTIRLWVPAAAAEEATVAPETLDGPDEDVESGSVASRG; translated from the coding sequence GTGAACTGGGATCGACTCGCGGTGCCACACGCGGCGTTCGTGCTGGCGAGTCTCGGGGTGACGCTCGCACACGTCGTCGGGAACGACGGGTCGATCGCGAGTCGAGCCTTCGAGACGGCGCTGCCGCTGTCGCTCGCCGCGGTGCTCGCGTACTTCGGCGTCCGGTTCGGGCGAACGGACTACTCGCGACGACAGGCCGCACTCGTCGGCGGCGTCGTGCTCGGTGGGGGAGTGTACGGTGCCGGCTTCGTCGCCTTCATCGGCTGGTTCCAGACGACACACGGGGTCGCGTTGTCCGAGTGGAACTACCTGATCGCCGTCGCCGGGATCGGCGGCGTCACACTCGCCGCGCCGATCGGGGAGTACTACGTCCGGTACACGAACCGGCTCGCGGCGAGTCGCGCCAGCGAGCGGACGGCGAAGCGACTCCAACGACGGCTGAGCGTGCTCGACCGGACGCTGCGCCACAACGTCCGCAACGAGTTGACGGTCGCGACCGGGTGGGTGGACACGCTGGCGGCGGACGACGGGCGCGTCGACCGCGACCGTGCCGTCGAGATCGTCCGCGAGAGTCTCGATCGAATCGAGCGACTCGGGGACACCGCCCGCGAGATCGACCGCGCCGTCGAGCGCACACCCAGCGAGGGGGTCGACCTCAGGGAGGCGGTCCACACGGCCGTCGGCGAAGTCGACACTGGCGCGGCGACGGTGCGGACGGAACTCCCGGCGGCAGCCGAGGCGCGGTGTCAGCCACAGCTCGGTGACGCCGTCCGCGAGGCCGTCGAGAACGCGGTCCAACACAACGCGGCCGCGGATCTGACCGTGACAGTCCGACTCGAAGCCGCCGCCGACGGGTGGGAGATCACGGTGCGCGACGACGGCCGTGGACTCCCACAGACGGAGATCGACGCCCGCGAACACGGCGCCGAGCGGGCGCTCACACACGGCGAGGGGTTGGGTCTCCTGTTGATCGAGACACTCGCCGAACAGTCCGGCGGCGAGATGGACGTGCGTATCGGCGAGGACGGCGGCACGACGATCCGGCTGTGGGTGCCCGCCGCGGCGGCCGAGGAAGCGACGGTGGCCCCCGAGACACTCGACGGACCCGACGAGGACGTGGAGTCCGGCAGTGTCGCCTCACGCGGGTGA
- a CDS encoding ATP-binding protein: MSLRVCWVGSPESGAPTLRDRSDRVASVEVVERPPTGRIESFDCLVAVADADRREIDLTRRIATQPAAPPVVVVDGGAATTDADATPSGPAVADSPVRAAHEAGAAGYVRLDGSRAAGDVLATTVERAADAGSAETATGTTSATETASETTRADRTAVTPADPGASGTGGGICRDGTGSPASGPDAGQQDPFRAGTGESTVATDEPGDASTSTTEEADVDAGAIGEAVDDETDEASVTELLATLDELNAATRALMAASTPAEVASRAVDAADTVLGFPASGIRLHEETDETERLRPLEMAAATVEAAGDRPGYERGTGVHWRVFDEREPLYFDDVSNVPDDVTRSGAGAVMYLPLGEYGVFSVGRTTEGAVDRRDRELAKLLAANTATALRQADREATLRARERELREQRDRLEQFAESVAHDLRNPLDVVRLSLERLREERPDPAADTTTPNEATASTDTEPPDGLVAAERAVDRSFEIVDAYLALARDGETIDETEVLPLSRPVTEAWDTVQNEAATLEADLTSVVVGDPERLRTLFENLFRNAVEHAGDSVTVTVEETATGFRVRDDGPGLDPDAAHALFEDVPTDDETTVDGAGLGLARVHQIVTAHGWRIETIDDETAGATFAVHTTDR; this comes from the coding sequence GTGAGTCTCCGTGTCTGTTGGGTCGGGTCCCCCGAGTCTGGCGCGCCGACACTCCGCGACCGCTCCGACCGCGTCGCGTCTGTCGAGGTCGTCGAGCGACCGCCGACGGGACGGATCGAGTCGTTCGACTGTCTCGTCGCCGTGGCCGACGCGGATCGGCGCGAGATCGATCTGACACGGCGGATCGCCACCCAGCCAGCCGCGCCGCCGGTGGTGGTGGTCGACGGGGGAGCGGCGACGACCGACGCGGACGCGACACCCTCGGGTCCGGCGGTCGCCGACAGTCCTGTCCGAGCGGCACACGAGGCCGGCGCGGCTGGCTACGTCCGACTGGACGGGAGCCGCGCGGCCGGCGACGTGCTGGCGACGACGGTCGAACGAGCCGCGGACGCGGGGTCGGCGGAGACCGCAACCGGCACCACGTCGGCGACGGAGACCGCCAGCGAGACCACCCGGGCGGACCGGACCGCAGTGACACCGGCCGACCCGGGGGCGTCCGGGACGGGTGGCGGGATCTGCCGAGACGGCACCGGATCGCCGGCCTCGGGACCGGACGCAGGCCAGCAAGACCCGTTCCGCGCTGGGACCGGGGAATCGACGGTCGCGACCGACGAGCCCGGCGACGCGTCCACGTCCACCACCGAGGAGGCAGACGTGGACGCGGGGGCCATCGGCGAGGCGGTCGACGACGAGACCGACGAGGCGTCCGTCACGGAGCTACTGGCGACGTTGGACGAGCTCAACGCGGCGACACGGGCGCTGATGGCGGCGTCGACGCCGGCCGAGGTGGCGTCGCGGGCCGTCGACGCCGCCGACACAGTGCTGGGGTTCCCCGCCAGCGGGATCAGACTCCACGAGGAGACCGACGAGACGGAACGGCTCCGACCGCTGGAGATGGCGGCGGCGACTGTCGAGGCGGCCGGGGACCGGCCCGGCTACGAACGCGGGACCGGCGTCCACTGGCGCGTGTTCGACGAGCGAGAGCCACTGTACTTCGACGACGTCTCGAACGTCCCGGACGACGTGACACGCTCCGGCGCGGGGGCCGTGATGTACCTCCCGCTCGGGGAGTACGGGGTCTTCTCCGTCGGGCGGACGACGGAGGGGGCCGTCGACCGTCGGGACCGGGAGTTGGCGAAACTGCTCGCGGCGAACACCGCGACCGCACTGAGACAGGCAGACCGCGAGGCGACGCTCCGGGCCCGCGAGCGGGAGCTACGCGAACAGCGCGACCGGCTCGAACAGTTCGCGGAGTCCGTCGCCCACGACCTGCGGAACCCACTGGACGTGGTCCGGCTGAGTCTCGAACGCCTGCGCGAGGAGCGACCGGACCCGGCTGCGGACACGACCACCCCGAACGAGGCGACCGCGTCGACCGATACCGAGCCGCCGGACGGTCTCGTCGCCGCCGAACGAGCCGTCGACCGCTCGTTCGAGATCGTCGACGCGTACCTCGCGCTCGCTCGTGACGGCGAGACCATCGACGAGACGGAGGTGCTCCCGCTGTCGCGGCCCGTCACGGAGGCGTGGGACACCGTCCAGAACGAGGCGGCGACGCTGGAGGCGGACCTCACGAGTGTCGTCGTCGGTGACCCCGAACGGCTGCGGACGCTGTTCGAGAATCTCTTCCGCAATGCCGTCGAGCACGCCGGTGACTCGGTCACCGTCACCGTCGAGGAGACGGCGACGGGATTCCGCGTCCGCGACGACGGGCCGGGACTGGACCCGGACGCGGCACACGCACTGTTCGAGGACGTACCCACGGACGACGAGACGACGGTGGACGGTGCGGGGCTCGGGCTCGCTCGCGTCCACCAGATCGTCACGGCCCACGGGTGGCGTATCGAGACGATCGACGACGAGACGGCGGGTGCGACCTTCGCCGTCCACACGACCGACCGATGA
- a CDS encoding ArsR/SmtB family transcription factor: MSESGATRDRRTERVERREFRDSDSVSEVLDVLGDEVSRRIVTAVADGARTIDPIAAATDMSRSTVYRRLDRLVSLDIVTESHEHVTRNGPTRYSTDLASVRVDFDHDGPRVVLWFGDCPRPSDGTDHEVNVSVETDRDHVDFGFRLPAGSLDGETR, translated from the coding sequence ATGAGTGAGTCAGGGGCGACTCGTGACCGGCGCACCGAGCGGGTCGAGCGTAGAGAGTTCCGCGATTCAGACTCCGTCTCGGAGGTACTGGACGTTCTCGGTGACGAGGTCTCACGACGGATCGTCACCGCCGTCGCGGACGGCGCACGGACCATCGACCCCATCGCGGCCGCGACCGACATGTCGCGCTCGACTGTCTACCGCCGCCTGGACAGACTCGTCTCGTTGGACATCGTCACGGAGTCACACGAGCACGTCACACGGAACGGACCGACGCGCTACTCGACGGATCTCGCCTCGGTACGGGTCGACTTCGACCACGACGGCCCGCGGGTCGTCCTCTGGTTCGGCGACTGCCCGCGGCCCTCGGACGGTACCGATCACGAGGTGAACGTCTCCGTCGAGACCGACCGGGACCACGTCGACTTCGGCTTCCGACTGCCGGCGGGGTCACTCGACGGCGAGACTCGGTGA
- a CDS encoding HalOD1 output domain-containing protein gives MTESSDGETPGGTPVGSSHERETTSEEAVSTGVVIAVSEVLGTTADDLRPIGEVLDADALDSLVAGDGETDVSVRFQYERCSVVVTGDSITVEPPHHTLS, from the coding sequence ATGACTGAGTCGAGCGACGGCGAGACCCCTGGGGGGACACCGGTAGGGTCCAGTCACGAACGGGAGACGACGAGCGAGGAGGCGGTGTCGACGGGAGTCGTGATCGCCGTCTCGGAGGTCTTGGGGACGACGGCGGACGACCTCCGACCGATCGGCGAGGTACTCGACGCCGACGCGTTGGACAGTCTCGTCGCCGGAGACGGGGAGACGGACGTGAGCGTTCGATTCCAGTACGAGCGGTGTTCGGTGGTCGTCACCGGCGACTCGATCACCGTCGAGCCGCCACACCACACGCTGTCGTGA
- a CDS encoding CBS domain-containing protein: MTHATVRDLLRTEVVTASPTESIATAAQRMRTECVETVVVATDDDRPVGVLTDHDLAVGSLADGWEPDDHAVIDVVTTTPTVDADAGVDELRASLERAGVRRLPVVDDDERVVGVVGLDALTLLLARRHETLAAAVERTDARW; this comes from the coding sequence ATGACACACGCGACGGTCCGAGACCTGCTCCGGACAGAGGTGGTGACGGCGTCACCGACGGAGTCTATCGCGACGGCGGCCCAGCGGATGCGCACGGAGTGCGTCGAGACGGTGGTGGTTGCGACGGACGACGACCGGCCCGTGGGAGTGTTGACGGACCACGACTTGGCAGTGGGCTCGCTCGCGGACGGGTGGGAACCGGACGATCACGCGGTGATCGACGTGGTGACCACGACTCCGACCGTGGATGCAGACGCGGGCGTCGACGAGCTGCGTGCGTCGCTGGAGCGTGCCGGTGTCCGTCGGCTCCCGGTCGTAGACGACGACGAACGCGTGGTCGGCGTCGTCGGGCTCGACGCGCTCACGCTTCTGCTCGCCCGACGCCACGAGACGCTCGCGGCCGCCGTCGAACGGACGGACGCGAGGTGGTGA
- a CDS encoding DUF2267 domain-containing protein, producing MDSDEFVTTVQTRLGRSDETTARRVTRAVVVTLAERVAPRERGLLRRVFPTDLLAGTRGPDTEDRREVRLDTEDRTETFDYETFLDRVAERSRPPRTPRDGSGSETTRATAVDGGSTTASTGPIGGHTARTDGRGFTWTRPRVDTTAYRAMVVLEVATDTGSTDDLARLADSLPAAYEDLFILIASVDTLS from the coding sequence GTGGACTCCGACGAGTTCGTCACGACGGTCCAGACTCGCCTCGGACGCTCCGACGAGACGACCGCACGACGCGTCACACGGGCCGTGGTGGTGACGCTGGCGGAACGCGTCGCGCCGAGGGAGCGGGGACTGCTCCGGCGTGTCTTCCCGACGGATCTCCTCGCGGGAACACGGGGACCCGACACCGAGGACCGGCGAGAGGTGCGCCTCGACACCGAGGACCGGACGGAGACGTTCGACTACGAGACGTTCCTCGACAGAGTCGCCGAACGGTCACGGCCTCCACGGACACCCAGAGACGGGTCCGGTTCGGAGACGACACGAGCCACCGCGGTCGACGGTGGCAGTACGACCGCGTCGACCGGGCCGATCGGGGGCCACACTGCACGTACCGACGGGCGAGGGTTCACCTGGACGCGACCCCGCGTGGACACCACCGCCTATCGGGCGATGGTCGTTCTCGAAGTCGCCACAGACACGGGGTCGACCGACGACCTCGCACGCCTCGCCGACTCACTCCCGGCGGCGTACGAGGATCTCTTCATCTTGATCGCGTCGGTCGACACCCTCTCGTGA
- a CDS encoding helix-turn-helix domain-containing protein — MCASHGPAASRDGERADVESARRDATGVGVEGVPSDATGVGTERASSGSRPETASEVVRSESDDCAAAAVDAVSDGDCRQLLAAATDDPRSASELADACGVALSTAYRKLDRLVEAGLLEQGTRVSTVGRHPTVYTRVTRRVTVTVADDGRLTVERHRSN, encoded by the coding sequence GTGTGTGCAAGTCACGGACCCGCGGCGAGTCGAGACGGGGAGAGAGCCGACGTTGAGAGCGCACGGCGCGACGCCACGGGTGTCGGCGTCGAGGGAGTGCCGTCCGACGCCACGGGTGTCGGGACCGAGCGTGCCTCCTCCGGTAGCCGCCCGGAGACGGCGAGTGAGGTGGTCCGCTCCGAGTCGGACGACTGCGCGGCGGCGGCCGTCGACGCGGTGAGCGACGGCGACTGTCGGCAGCTCCTGGCCGCCGCGACGGACGACCCGCGATCTGCGAGCGAACTGGCGGACGCGTGCGGCGTCGCGCTGTCGACGGCGTACCGCAAACTCGACCGGCTCGTCGAGGCCGGGCTCCTCGAACAGGGGACTCGGGTGTCCACCGTCGGTCGGCACCCGACCGTCTACACCCGTGTCACTCGTCGCGTGACCGTGACAGTGGCCGACGACGGGCGGCTCACAGTCGAGCGACACCGATCGAACTGA
- a CDS encoding TrmB family transcriptional regulator — MSRDDAETEAAEILQQLGLREYEAKCFVGLTRLSTGTAKRLGEITDVPRTRVYDAVRVLEAQGLVEVQHSNPKRFRAVPLSEAIDTLRGQYERRVERLADALDSVEQAETDASEPVQEVWAMNGADAVANRTRETVANADEEVVLVLGHTRAWTDELAETLAELPPDVEVVVGSVDETLTDSVTEAVPRATTFVSGLDWLRGADGDDVTVGRLLLIDRESILVSTVDLETGDEQAVFGSGFRNGLVVATRRLMAQGLLPDRDPGG; from the coding sequence ATGAGTAGAGACGACGCGGAGACAGAGGCAGCAGAGATACTCCAACAGCTCGGACTACGAGAGTACGAGGCGAAGTGTTTCGTCGGACTCACCCGGCTGTCGACCGGGACGGCCAAACGGTTGGGCGAGATCACCGACGTACCACGGACACGGGTCTACGATGCGGTGCGTGTCCTCGAGGCACAGGGGTTGGTCGAGGTACAACACTCCAACCCGAAGCGGTTCCGTGCGGTGCCGTTGTCCGAGGCGATCGACACCCTCAGAGGCCAGTACGAACGGCGGGTCGAGCGGCTCGCCGACGCACTCGACAGCGTCGAGCAAGCCGAGACGGACGCGTCCGAACCCGTCCAGGAGGTGTGGGCGATGAACGGCGCGGACGCCGTCGCAAACCGCACGCGTGAGACGGTCGCGAACGCCGACGAGGAGGTCGTCCTGGTGCTGGGCCACACCCGCGCCTGGACCGACGAGTTGGCCGAGACGCTGGCCGAACTCCCGCCGGACGTAGAAGTCGTCGTCGGGAGTGTCGACGAGACGTTGACGGACAGTGTGACGGAAGCCGTTCCGCGTGCGACGACGTTCGTCTCTGGACTGGACTGGTTGCGTGGAGCCGACGGCGACGACGTGACGGTCGGGCGACTGTTACTGATCGACCGCGAGAGTATCCTCGTCAGCACGGTCGACCTGGAGACGGGCGACGAGCAGGCCGTCTTCGGGAGTGGGTTCCGCAACGGACTCGTCGTCGCCACACGCCGGCTGATGGCTCAGGGACTGCTCCCGGATCGCGACCCCGGTGGCTAG
- a CDS encoding HalOD1 output domain-containing protein: protein MRHDSSDEGESVRVEYDWTAVAPSSAVVETVAEAVGQEPETLPTLHDAVDPDGLDGLIRSGDPDLDGPSVTLWYADTLVTVHSDGAVVVRDVDRP from the coding sequence GTGAGACACGACTCGTCGGACGAGGGTGAGTCGGTCCGTGTCGAGTACGACTGGACGGCCGTCGCGCCGTCGTCGGCCGTCGTCGAGACGGTCGCGGAGGCCGTCGGCCAGGAGCCGGAGACGCTCCCGACGCTCCACGACGCGGTCGATCCGGACGGACTGGACGGGTTGATCCGTTCCGGTGACCCCGACCTCGACGGTCCGTCGGTGACGCTCTGGTACGCCGACACGCTCGTGACCGTCCACAGTGACGGCGCCGTCGTAGTCCGCGACGTCGACCGCCCGTGA